In Nicotiana tabacum cultivar K326 chromosome 21, ASM71507v2, whole genome shotgun sequence, one DNA window encodes the following:
- the LOC107805760 gene encoding uncharacterized protein LOC107805760, translated as MARMTSQMKSKSEKKILKDKRAEKIALSNKQNALSKRATDLSTLCGIDIAIIIFSIATEPFFFGNPNVESVVERFSQAKQPFYRMSSRKTTHEKTGGGEENDTMKKEKRKAINEEEKGESTLEIFEPTTLVRLEKLKQEINQLEKDLAEKFDELQSKIGVKDPIFILEMNATKCSTIYNK; from the coding sequence ATGGCAAGAATGACATCTCAAATGAAAAGCAAATCCGAGAAAAAAATTCTCAAAGATAAGCGTGCCGAAAAGATAGCACTTTCCAATAAGCAAAATGCTCTTAGTAAAAGAGCGACGGATCTTTCCACCTTATGTGGAATTGATATAGCAATTATAATTTTTTCAATTGCTACTGAACCATTTTTCTTTGGTAATCCAAATGTAGAATCGGTCGTTGAGCGATTTTCGCAAGCAAAACAACCATTTTATCGCATGTCAAGCCGTAAGACGACACATGAAAAGACTGGAGGTGGGGAAGAAAATGATAcaatgaaaaaggagaaaaggaaggcaataaatgaggaagAAAAAGGAGAATCTACGTTGGAAATTTTTGAGCCAACTACTTTGGTAAGACTTGAGAAACTGAAGCAAGAGATTAACCAACTTGAAAAAGATTTGGCTGAAAAATTTGATGAGTTACAATCAAAAATAGGTGTAAAGGATCCAATATTTATACTCGAAATGAATGCAACAAAATGTTCAaccatatataataaataa